The DNA sequence TCTTCTTTTCATAATCATTTAAAGctaagtaataatttttatttttaatatttgcttacAGGTACCAAGTTATATGTCAGAATTCGTTATGGTCACAGCATGGGTGCAGGATACGGGAATGCATTTGTATCCAAATACCGACATTGGTGGCAAATATACGATACTGTCGAATGGagaattgtatataaataatgcAGGACCAAATGATGCATATAAAAGTTATACATGTCGAACAGTAAATCGTTTAACAGGtaagataatattttttttggaacaacTAAATACAATTcttattcagttttagttaagttctagttcatttctagtttagttctagttcatttctagttcaattctagttcagttctagttctagttcagttctagttctacttcagttctagttctagttcagttctagttctag is a window from the Lucilia cuprina isolate Lc7/37 unplaced genomic scaffold, ASM2204524v1 Scaffold_5919, whole genome shotgun sequence genome containing:
- the LOC124421212 gene encoding uncharacterized protein LOC124421212 — its product is IYFLNLIYNLFSNIFSVVNQKYTVQVHDEYVMAGNTAVLKCQVPSYMSEFVMVTAWVQDTGMHLYPNTDIGGKYTILSNGELYINNAGPNDAYKSYTCRTVNRLTGKIIFFLEQLNTILIQF